One Roseimicrobium gellanilyticum DNA window includes the following coding sequences:
- a CDS encoding glycerophosphodiester phosphodiesterase, producing the protein MLRLAFLSLLTLAASHLTAPASEPTTVTGLYQGVRIIAHRGAGFEFDENTVEACKHSYAKGIRGYEVDIRLTKDNHLVLMHDADTARTTNGKGKIEDLTLAEIQALRTTRSGVPVPSVTDLFTWFKDKPEVLFLLEMKTKEEKVYTEDRLAIYCRLLDEATRNLLPSGTYHFTSFDKRSLTIMKRLQPDVPTGLLTSTFPTPELITEAKALNCARLSVSLDATSRKMAREVKDAGLQVSLWPIKSKADADLAVMMGANILCTDVPGDLVGKESGNANVKSKDAVP; encoded by the coding sequence ATGCTCCGCCTCGCCTTCCTCTCCCTCCTCACCCTGGCAGCCAGCCACCTCACTGCCCCGGCCTCCGAGCCCACTACCGTCACCGGCCTCTACCAGGGCGTCCGCATCATCGCCCATCGCGGTGCCGGCTTCGAGTTCGATGAAAACACCGTCGAAGCCTGCAAGCACAGCTATGCCAAAGGCATCCGCGGCTACGAGGTGGACATCCGCCTCACCAAGGACAACCACCTCGTCCTCATGCACGACGCGGACACCGCCCGCACCACGAACGGCAAGGGCAAGATCGAAGACCTCACCCTTGCCGAGATCCAGGCCCTGCGCACCACCCGCAGCGGCGTTCCGGTGCCCTCCGTCACCGACCTCTTCACCTGGTTCAAGGACAAGCCCGAGGTCCTCTTCCTCCTCGAGATGAAGACCAAGGAGGAAAAGGTCTACACCGAAGACCGCCTCGCCATCTACTGCCGCCTGCTGGACGAAGCCACGCGCAACCTCCTCCCCAGCGGCACCTACCATTTCACCTCCTTCGACAAGCGCTCCCTCACCATCATGAAGCGCCTCCAGCCCGACGTCCCCACCGGCCTCCTCACCAGCACCTTCCCCACACCCGAACTCATCACCGAAGCTAAAGCCCTCAACTGCGCCCGCCTCTCCGTCTCCCTCGACGCCACCTCACGCAAGATGGCCCGCGAAGTCAAAGACGCCGGCCTTCAGGTGTCCCTCTGGCCCATCAAAAGCAAAGCCGACGCGGATTTGGCCGTGATGATGGGAGCGAATATTTTGTGCACGGACGTGCCGGGGGATTTGGTGGGGAAGGAGAGTGGGAATGCGAATGTGAAGAGCAAGGATGCGGTGCCGTAA